The genomic window ACAGCTGCAACTACCGGAACCATCGAGTTTACCATCACTCCTAACACAGTTCCCGGTGTTACGCATTACGATTATGACTTTGCTGTTTACGGGCCGAACATCAACTGTGCTACTTGGGATTTCGGAAATGCTATTAAATGTAACTTTTCCGGCACAAGCGGTCCGACAGGGCTAAGCTCAACGATCACCGGATCTCAGTGGGAAACCCCATTAAATGTAACAGCAGGTGAAACTTATTATCTTCTTATAGACAATTATATTCCAAGCAACCCATACGGATTTTCCTTAACATGGGGTGGAACGGCTTCGTTAACTTCTGCATTTAACGATCCTGCATTGACGCCAAACCCATTCATTACACCGGGAGCACCAGCCGCGAATCCTTCCGATCCAAATGAGATTTTAAAGTGCGCATTACCTACGATGTTCGATTTTAGCACATTATCCACAGGAATTATCAATGGAAATCCGAACTTCTCCGTATCTTATCACTTAACAAGTAATGATGCGATTACAGGAGCATTGCCAATCACTACGCCGATCATGGTGGATGCGACTTCTATTTATTATTACAGAATTAAATATACCGACCCTGTAGATCCTACCAATCCTAAAAACGGCTGTTTCCAGGTTGGGAAGTTTAAATTCAGGTCCGGGAATATTGTGGTAAACAATGCTACCATAACGGCTTGTAACTACGATGATACCGGCATTGGATATTTCGATTTGAACTCTGCTAACGTTTACGGGCCTACCAATGTCACTAAAACGTATTATCCGACGATGGCAGATCTTAATGCAGGAACCAACCAGATTACCACTCCTTCATCTTATGCATCTGCTCCAAAAAAAGTATATGTAAAGATTGTTACCAGCGAAGGCTGTGTGGGAACCGGAGAAATCACCCTGCAATTCCTGCCTGCTTTAACTGTAGTTGCGGCTACTGTAAATGCATGTAATAACAATAATGCCGGAACCGGAGTTTTCGATCTGACGGCACCGGATGTTTATCCTACATCTACCAACGTTACGAAAAAATACTACCCTACGATCGTGGATATGAACGCAGGAACCAATGAAATTACCAATCCTGCCGCTTACACTTCTGCTGCTCCGAAAACAGTATATGTAAAAGTACGGACTCCACAGGGATGTACAGGGTACAACGAGATCAAACTGGAGTTTTACCCGGTTGTCGTAGTCAATGACGCCAGCGTAGAAGAATGTTATATAGA from Chryseobacterium sp. SORGH_AS_0447 includes these protein-coding regions:
- a CDS encoding T9SS type B sorting domain-containing protein, which encodes MKKILLLTVLFLSQLLFSQSDCISAIPVCGNSDISYNPGSSGTVQEATSASCLDVEHYSVWYVFTAATTGTIEFTITPNTVPGVTHYDYDFAVYGPNINCATWDFGNAIKCNFSGTSGPTGLSSTITGSQWETPLNVTAGETYYLLIDNYIPSNPYGFSLTWGGTASLTSAFNDPALTPNPFITPGAPAANPSDPNEILKCALPTMFDFSTLSTGIINGNPNFSVSYHLTSNDAITGALPITTPIMVDATSIYYYRIKYTDPVDPTNPKNGCFQVGKFKFRSGNIVVNNATITACNYDDTGIGYFDLNSANVYGPTNVTKTYYPTMADLNAGTNQITTPSSYASAPKKVYVKIVTSEGCVGTGEITLQFLPALTVVAATVNACNNNNAGTGVFDLTAPDVYPTSTNVTKKYYPTIVDMNAGTNEITNPAAYTSAAPKTVYVKVRTPQGCTGYNEIKLEFYPVVVVNDASVEECYIESNVTNAAFNLTQVNVTSQTSVTKKYFKTLADAVAGTNEIINADTYISTTGVVYVKVISIQNCYAIAKINLKVLPPVKSSVLKDKIICIENKTSLDAGPGFDAYEWSTGATTSSITNVGAGSYWVKLKTGKCWTLQEVKVNASAQPVITNIEINNDSFTITVNGGKGPYQYSLDGTNWQDSNVFTGLPRGENKVYVRDSYNCNPISVQVTVPNLLNAITPNGDNKNDYIDYSALAYKKNLVFTVYDRYGNMIYKADKIRNYTWDGTSNGKKIVTGTYWYTITWTENDKNNTETKYSGWVLVKNIN